Sequence from the Cucurbita pepo subsp. pepo cultivar mu-cu-16 chromosome LG02, ASM280686v2, whole genome shotgun sequence genome:
aaaaaaaaaaaaaaaaaaaaaaaaaaaaaaaaaaaaaaaaaaaaaaaaaaaaaaaaaaaaaaaaaccaaacatgaaatttggtggttgTACTAGTTGGAGCAAAGAAAACAGGAGtgaaatggatttataaaagCTAAATGAGTCTGGAGAAGTTGATAAATATAAAGCAAGATTGGTTGTAAAAGGCTACACACAAGAGCATAGAATTGATAATACGAAAGTGTACAGACGTGTCCAGAATGGATACGGTGAGAATGATCATTGCTTTTGTCGCCCAAAAAGGTTGGAAACTCTTAGATGTCAAATCAGCTTTTTTATatggaaattaaaagaagatatttttgttgaagaaCCAAAAGACTATGAGATAAAGGGAAGTGAGGATGGTGTACAAACTCTAAAAGGCTCTCTACTACGGATTAAAACAAGTACTTAGAACCTGGTTTAGTCGAATAAAATCCTACTTCATCAAGGAATGATTCAAAAGCAGTTCCAGTGAGTAGACACTCTTCATCAAGAAGAAGGGAGGTAAAATTCTTATTGTAAgcatttatgttgatgatcttTTATTTACTGGAGACACGATGAAGAATTATTGGAGGAGTCTAAACGTTCCatgaagaaagagtttgaCATGAGACTTAGGTCAgatgagatttttttcttggaaTAGAGGTAATACAAAGATTAGatggtatttttatatgtcaAAGAAAGTATGcttctgaagttttaaatcgaTTACAATTATGTTTGTAATCCCATTGTTCCCGGACAAAAAATTGGCAAAGATAAAAATGGTGCAAAAGTAGAtgtaactttgtataaacaaatagtGGGAAGTATGATGTATCTCACAGCTACTCGTCTTGATCTCATGTTTGTTGTAAGTTTGATTAGTCGTTTTATGGCATGTCCAGCACAACAACATTTTGCAGCAGCTAAAAAGATTTTAAGGTACTTGAAAGGTACGGTAGATTATGGTGTATTTTATACAAAGGGAGGAGTCAGTGATTTAATTGGATTTAATGATAGTGACTATGCCGGAGACAATGGAAGATAGCAAGAGTACTTCAGGCTATGTGTTTATGATGAGTGGAGGAGCCGTAGCTTGGTCTTCTCGTAAGTAGCCTATAGTCACCTTATCAACCACAGAAGCTGAGTTTGTTGTTGCTAATGCCTGTGCATGTCAAGCTGTTTGGATGAGGAGGATACTCAAAGAGATTGGTCACTCTCAAATAGAAGGAACAAAGTTAATGTGTGATAATACTTCAACTATTAATCTatccaaaaattcaattctACATGGACGTTCGAAACACATAAGAAGAGTAAGATTTCACTTTCTTAGAGATCTTACAAAAGAAGGaattgttaatttattattttatggtaCCCGAAATCAACTTGCTGATTTGTTGACAAAGCCTCTAAAATCATAAGCATTTCAGAAGTTGAGTGAAGAACTTGGTGTGCAGAGTTTTCCTGACTTGCCAAAATTAGTTCAAGACAAGAATtgttagaagaatttgattaggtaaaaaatagttaagtatttttaagtattttgtttaaatatttttccagATTTGTTTTGGAGATTTGTGGTTAGTTTCTATTCAACGTTATTTGTAAAGCTATAAAAGCTAAGTTTAGTATTCAATAATACAAACCTAACAGGAAGTTGGGGCGACCACGAGGTGGGGGTTAATTGCAGACCCAGACGCAGAATGCCCAACGCTCGACAACGCGGACATGAGCTTTCTGCTCCATGACCAGCCCTTGGCCCCATTGAGGACGAAATCACCATGAGACCAGAGACCAAAGACAAGGACAAGGACAAGGTCCCTCACTGCAGGGACCAAGGACCTGGTGGACCCTGTGTTATCGTGCCTCCTTAAGGGTCGGGCAGTGGTGGACATACTGAAGAGGGAGACGTTGTTGGCAGGGCGGAGGAGATGACAACACTCTTGTCAGAGGCATGGGGGTagaggagaaggagaaggagattATGGAGCTTGACGGCTATTCACTGGGCATTGAGGGCGCACTGCAGAGACATGCCATGAAGGTGGACAAGGTTTACACCACACTATATGCGCCAACGCACATTACGTCTGTCGTTTCCATGGGGGTCTCGGACCTGGACAAGTCTGTGCTTCTACCTGACATGGCGCTTGACTGGAGGAGGATGAGGGTGTTCCGTGAGGCGGTTTTCTACCTCACATGCATGGTGGAAGGACACCCCAAAAAGAAGATGGCGGGGATCACTGTGTCGGGCCAGAGATCCGGCAGCAGGAAGAACATGATGGCATTTACGCCTATACTCGGTAGGCTACTACATGGGGGTGTCGGATCTGGGACATGCAATTGCTGGGCAGCAGCCGACATGGGGAAGGAATGCACTGCCACGCTCCTGGTAGAGGGGGCGTACATGTGGGCACTGAGGGCAAGATGCCTGCGCGCCCTAAATGTATCCACGCTCGCCCATGGGGAGAAGAAGCCCTCCGCGAACCACATCCTACTGAACAGCAAGATCGTGAACATACTACTCAAGCCTGCTCCCTACATGGCCTACAAGGCCTGGAAGAATCACATTAGGATCTCACCTGACATCCCCTCGAGTGCAAAGAAGATGATCATAGGGTTGGACCTGGATGACGACACGGGCACCTCGAAGCCCCGGAAGTCCACTGTGTTCTCGGGTATGAAGAGGGCCATCCTGGTGGGGAAGGAGTCGGTCGTGACCAGGTACCTCCTCCGCCCCTCCGACCTAGGGGCAGCGCTAGAGAAGGCATGGAGGGAGCTCGCACGCGACGTGATGGCCTCGATCACTAAGGTCTACGCAAAGGCAAACCCCACCATGCCACAGGACGGGGGtatgtgatatgaaccaagagatcaatcatacaatatacttcattgaagatgtgaagaaaatgttgtcaaaatttcCAAAAGATGTTTCGATTCATGCCACATCGAAGAAGAATCAAgtttcattgttataaattttgggtggatcaCAATTTGGAGTTATAGTGTTTCTTTAATGTATCTAAGGCTTATTACATAGTGGATAATTATGACCATAAAATATACACCGTGGCTAATTATAGTCTTATAGTCATAAAGTATAAATGTTACAAACACTTGAAATGACTCATGTAAGGTCAAAGGTTTtattttgagactatataaagccaGTATGTTATCTTTGTAAGATAGACGgtggaaaatgtagtaaaagaagcatttgtgctttcctttagccaatgactaagtttctttgcaattatATGTAGTTTAGGTGGCAGGTAGAATCATTCgagcttgacatgatcaatctttcttgtggagtgattcgaatctcaaacaagtgttcttgccttgacatatttgatcaacaagaatcattcaagctagacatgatcaatcttgcttgtggagtgattcgaatctcaaataagtgtttttgccttgagatatttgatcaacaagaatcattcaagctagacattaTCGATCTTTTATGgaatgattcaaatctcaaacaagtattcttaccttgagatattcgatcaacaaggtaatctgaattttactccccttgtagtgattccatatcatttggtatcagagctttccCTTGGATTGATTCGatatcatttggtattagagctttCAATTAGGTTGATTCCACGTCACTATGGTAATCAAGAGAGAAGTTATCTTTGAGAACCTTGATGGGGCCTTATGGGGAAtcccaaaacaaaatcatgagagcttatgctcaaagtggacaatatcataccattgtggagatctgtgattcctaacacatAGACCCAAAAATAGATGAATCGAGTTGTCACCCTTAGGGTGCAACCCCTATTCATGAACTAGCCAAGAGGAGGATGGGTCTATGTGGTATATATAGTCGAGTTGTCACCCTTAGTGAGTTACATTGAATCATAGAGGGTACGTTACTGACGTAGTTTTAGTTGTGCCTAGAGGGGGAGCAAAGTTAGTTATTGTCTCTGCTCGGAAGGATGACATGATaggtaatttattattataacgCAAGAGAGGGTGTGAACAAGTCAGTTACTCTCTCCGATCGGAAGAGAAAATTGACAGGCAAGTGACTATTTCACCTGAAAAGGCGACGCAATAGGTAGTTATAACCCAGCACCACTAGGGAAAATCCTCCTATATGTGGTCAGTAGATAGTTAGGTGTGAAGTACATATCTTACGTTAGAGCAAAATGGTTCATCCATAGTTACTAGACTTACCATAGGCCTGACCTTTTTAGTTATGAACCCGAGTGGTGCTGGGTTATAactaatttgaagaaaatcatGTGGCTTTAGATTTGAATGCACGCCTAGAAGCCGAATGAACCAATCTGTTGTTGCCACGTATCATGATCCAACCTTggttttcttcaatttaacCCCCTTTATATTTGTTCTCATGAATGTCTTGATAATTCAAGAAACAATATTCCGAGAGGAATCtaccaaagaaaatttggagaaatttTGTAACCAAAAGCTTGAAAACTAAGGCTTCAAACATCAACTACGAGGTAAGTAGCAATTTTGGACTTTTCTCCGGATATACCGGTAGGAATCACTTTAAAATTGATAAGAACCTTAAGTTACATAATATTTAAAGGATTACTGAAGAATTTATTCAAGAACTGTGAATGAAAGGCTTAAATCGAGCTTTGTGCTCTAAATAAACCAGTTTTTAAGGAGGATAACTAAACAAACTCCGTCGCAcgtgaaattttaatttaagcatgaatatgatatattaactgttaggatcgataccagttgttaggatcgcacaacaacgcacacgctcgatctagatgaacacaaagaaaaaaaggatagagaaaagttgcaaggagaactctggctaaaaggattttgtattgatgacttcaggtatgtacaacaagagagagtacagagaatagaaaagtacattttcaaagctctacccgcaccagatatatatatggtatagtttactatatatagctttaccagatttagccatctactatatatagctatttaccatatatagctttaccggatatagctttaccatatatagctttactatatatagctttactaaatatagctttaccggatataacctataaataagtatcCGGCTCCATAAGCCTAACATTAACTTCAAAGGTCATTAGATTAAGTCAAGGGACTGAACCAGACATATGGTAAAAGTAACTAAAATGCCCTTAGAATGTCAACCCTCGGTTTATGACCCAAACCACATCCAATAAAACTTGATATATTACTTGAATTCATGACTCTCAAAGGACTAGTGATGTTTCAAGACTATTGGATCGTGGGtgaaaaattactaaaattactaaaattactaaaatgccccaaagGACTAATGACCATGAACTTTAAGAACTTAGTAATTTTGTTGGTCTTGTTAGTTATATGATTCTTTATGTATTATTAGGAATGTTTTATGCTTATGATAGGATCATGTTTACTTTAAGATCGTACATGTATCATGAATAGGGTGTGTAATAAGTTTTCATGTATACCTAGGGTTACTTATATTACCATGCACCAAGACATACTCTAGGATTATGTACCAAGTTAAGCTAATGCCTTACACACCCCTTACCCATGATCCTTTTAAGTTTGCTAGGTACTACTCGACTGGTTCTAAGTGATTCATGATCTCCCGCCACCTTATGCATCATGATATCTAtgttttcctcttctaggtggtATGCCGTACATCATGCTTTCCTAGCAGAATGTCATGGTAAGGTCTTATGTTTCTCCTTGCCTAGATGAGATGCCCTACACCATATTAAGGAATGACTGCCCATGTTTGTATGTCTAACCTACCCCATTCATGCAAATTCTCCCTACCCATACCCCTAAGACGCTCCAATCACATTTCTTGCCGGATGACACTTCCATGTGTGTTGCACCGACCATGTGACCTTCTCGATCCTTCGTGGAGAATAGTCTAGGGCCATATTAGAAATAGCAACTAGGTTGACCAAGTATCATGAACCCATGAACATGGGTAAGAGTTACAAATAGGCTACTTATGGAGTCTTGGGTAAGAGTTACAAATAGGCTACTTATGGAGTCTTTGTGCTCACTCCAactttttcatgtttttcacGTAACTAAGAAGCTAGGCGGGAATGAGCCATAGACAAATCACCTCAACCTCTAACTCtgtttttcattatttttaatattttatttatcccaaatggtaaaaaagaacaaaaaaatatatttttatggtaataaaaatattgcTCCGATCTACTGCCGTCCGATTCGGCATCCCTCTTAATCCGTTCATCCAACGGCTGTCATTCATCTGGAACAATATAACCAAATCTTTCCCTTCCCTTTGGCTTCTCCAATAAGCCAAAACAGACGACAGAATTCCTCTATCGACATTGTTGGAGCAGAGAGAGCTTCACATGGCGGCCTCCATTTCAACTTCAGCTAATCCTCTTCTCACCTCAGAGCGCCCGAACCAATTGGCTGCTAATGTAACATCTTTGTCGAGATTGTCTTCCACATCGTCTATACAGCTACCGGTTCAGCTTCGGTGTGTTCGACTCGGAAACCATGGGGTTTCGACTCTGTCGCGGTCTCGAAACTTGCCTGTGGTAGTAATCTCTTTTCTTGGATCTGTATGTCGTCTTAATTGAGGAACCTGTTAGAGAAATTGGAATATGTGGACTTCCCTTTTGTTCtaatttttgcttttgttCATAATCTAATATTCAATGACTTCTTGTTAGTTGTACGGTTTCTTGCCCTAATTGCAGATATAAATATTCTGTAGACCGAAACTCATATGATTTAgctgttttcttttccccttttcctttAACTTCGGgatttccttttatttgaattttgataatCACGGTGTCTGCTGCTTTTTCCACATAACTTGAAACTAGACGGTTCAATTAGGATTTTTTGTAAGAAATAAGTATATTCTATCTGGTTCTATGATTTCTAGGTTTGTTCAAAAATCCAGTTATAAGTACATTTCCAGAAGTACTTTGTTCATTCGGAATGTTTAGTACTTTGTTCATTCACAAATATTAcattagtgttttttttattaattcttaaGTAGATTCTTTGAATATGGATGATAATATGAAGTTGTGTTCAAACTACTGTAGTGAATAACGGTGGACTTGTTCGTACAAACTAACTTTTGTAGGTCAAAGCAAGTAATCAAACGTTTTCCTCCTTTGATGATTTACTGGCCAACTCTGGCAAACCGGTGTTAGTCGACTTCTATGCTACCTGGTTAGTCACTTTCTTTATCTTCAATGCACGCACACACATCTATTTTCAAGGCACTCTTCCTTGAAGAGCATTGCAGACGTGACATGATATTTTGTTACAGTTTGCATGATTGTTAATATGTTGAATCGCTTTGTGTTTAATAgatcttgaattttaaaagtgaCTTATATGTTTCGGACCTATGAGTCgtaaagttgaaaattaagttttgGAGATCTGTTAGACACATTTTTCTATGTGTAGGAACCTAACTTATAGCTTagcctaaaatttaaaatttgtggaCTAATATGGGTGTAGTTGATTTAGTCAATTGCATCAATTAAATGTGCCAATTTGATCTACTTATTTGGACATTTCCTTGTCAAAGGGGTTATGACCTTTACATTTCTTGAGCATTTCTGTTTAGAAATTCAGAATTGTAAATAATTTGCATTACACattgtttatgtttgattATATACTTAAAAGACATCTCGACAACGTCTAGTTCTGTTTGAACGTGCCTGTTGTGGGATCCTTGGAATGTTTGTCCTTGATTGAGTTGCTACACACCCATTTTCAAAGAACTCCTAGAAAAGCATTGCATACGTGGTATGATATACCATCACACTTTATATGCACAATGTTAATCTGCGGAGACATTTTTAATACACTATTTCAAAACAATCTATTGTTACTGGGAGCAATACCTTGTGAATATGATTCAATGATCAAGTTAGTGCTTGACTACTGAGGAGAAATGGAACAAGCAGGGTTTCAATTGTAGAATcgaagtattttcttttatttagaaaaagtaatgtaattttattaaataatgagtAAACCTAGCCCCTCATTTGCAGGTGCGGTCCTTGTCAGTTCATGGTTCCTATTCTTGAAAAAGTTAGTGCTAAGCTGAGTGACACAGTCCAGGTGGTCAAGATTGACACTGAGAAATATCCTGTCATCGCTGATAAATACAAAATCGAGGCACTGCCTACGTTCATCCTCTTCAAAGATGGAAAACCCCGTGACCGATTCGTAAGTGAATGCTTTGACTCATTTCTAGTCATTTGGAGTGATATCAAATGTACGACTTATTGTAGCTTTTGCTGTCAAACAATAGATGCGTGAAGACATCTCTCTCATATATGTTTCAGAATCTTTCTTACTAGGCTACAActatttttcgttttctttaaGTTTTAGTGAGACCTCATAAACAATCTTTAACTTCTTAGACATTCTTGTTGAAATGTCAGGTAGTCGCTCTTTCAGTTTCTTCTGCtttgattattaatttttttattttaaacatgcCTGCAAATGATATATATGCAGGAAGGAGCTATGACAGCGGATGACCTCATCAAACGCATTGAAGATTCTCTGAAGGTTAAGCAATAACACTGGTGAGACTCTATACCCTGATTAAAGAATTTGTCTAACCTTGCATTGCATGCTTAGAAGATTTAATACCCATATTGTTGGGAGACAAACTTGGTTTTTTGTAGTTTGGGTCGGACACctttttttgggtttgttttttgtatGTCNGCCGAACTCTTTAAGAGAACGACAAGATATACAATGAGCAATTAAAAAACCAGCTCAAACCAAATAGAGCCAAAGCAAGACAACGACAGAGGccgaataaaacttaaaaagaatgaTCTCCAACtcttaagaatgagaaacaacaTATAAATACAGAACTCTGTGAGAGGAAGTACTTAACCTAGCTGTAGACTGAACTTTTCCAATACATTTCTTCCACTATAAAGATCCACTCGTTTCTCCCATGCTAAATGTTCTACAAAATAACTAAAAGGTAGTCTTCGACAACACTTCTTCCTCGTCTTTAAATGGAGGATGGAACAAGGCCTCCTTACGAGGAGCAAGAAAAACAATTATGAACCAAGGAAGCTAATCTCCCAGCATATGATTATGTTCTCCACGGCATACTTACCCAAAATACACTGCTTTGGATTCACATCACGGAGGAAATCTCCTGCATCAAATCAAATGTGCTAATCTCTCCGTGCATGACTTGTTAAGCAAAGAATCTAACCTTCTTTGggacaaagaaaacaaagaggGGCTTGGATTGGGAGAGATacacaaaagagaaaagaaacatCTAGAGAAAAACCACTTGAAAGGTCAGAGCTCCCCAAAAAATATCCCAGAGTCGGGACAAAACCAAAATCTCACTAGTTATGGAATCAAAGTGGAGATATCAAACAGGGAAGGTGACATCAAAAGCTTCCCTGTCCAAAAGCGGAGGCATAAAATCAAAGTCAAAGGGAACATAATCCCGGGAAGCAAGAAGGATATGGTCTTTAGGAGCAGAtttttacaaagaaaaaatgaaggcAAATCTCTTATTGCCTTTTTATAGCTTTAATCTGTCTAAAAGACATCAAGAAATTTGCACACTTTATCACTCCAATTCTCATTTAGTGTGTTTATAACAATACCTTATCCCAACAACTATTTTGATGAACTTAGAAAGAATGCTTGTTCCCTTGCAAAGAATATTTGGTTGACCTTGAGGCGctaacaacatttttttttcatagcTAAGAATGTTAGCATGATTTAGAGGTGCAAAATTAGGGACCAATTAGAtatcaaattccaaaattggAACCCAAATGTCACTTTTGAAACCTGAAGGATCAAAtagaaataaagtttaaatgttaatgataaaaaaaaaattgtagttGCAATAATTCTGTTAAAAGCCTACAAATTTTAGTACATTGGTTGGAGTTTGCGGAACTGATCTAAGCACTGGGTTGAAAAAGTATTGTAAAGGTTAACCTAACCACCTACTATAAATCTAGTAAGTTCTCATATTGTGTATATCCTTAGTTCCTTCGTTTTCAAATCATGTAAGTGTTTAAATGTtggttaataatttataatattaattggtTGCACTGCAGAAACACTGGGATGTCAAACGTCCAAGGGAGATATCTTTAACTTCTTACATGAATAGATGAAATGAATTCTATTTTTAGACGATATGAAGCTAGTAATTGTAGGCACTTACCCTATTTGGAGGATGAAGAAAGGGTGATGAGGTCAATTCACTTGAACCAGCCACTAACGATCCaattgaattgatttggactatcatattgtttttactctcattttttttactatttaaactttgaatttaattctttttttactaatttctttatttttacttaatttaaaatctttttgtGAAATTGGTGACAGAATTGAACGAGATAAGTTATGAATATGAACTCATGAACTAAACCcccttattttaaaattaaccatCAAGATACCCAATAACAAAAAAAGCTAGATACTATACTAAGTCAACAAGAGAGTCTGCTAATTTGAGTATTACTAACGGagtgttttttaaatatcaaaatgcTAGGAAGGTTTGAACTTCCGACtttgtggttaacagccacatgctctaaccaactaagttATTCCAGCACATGAGACACAAGTCACgtcctataaaaaaaaatacggtAAATAAGTGCAAATCATACAAATGATAGGGTAAGGCAtacaaaaaattagaaaacaaaaaggataAGATCCACTCAGTTTCGTATCTTGTACCTGAGTAAGAACTGACATCGCCCAATCAACCACACGAATGCTTCCCATATAAAAGCTCCCTATTGTGATAGGGAAAGTTTGAACATCTTCCTAATTACTTCATCCATTTACGTAGAATCTTATTATTCGCTTTTAAACAGATTTAACTTTTAAGAGATTTAACTTATCGAACAAGTTTAGGAGACTTAACTTTTGAAGTAAGTTAGCAGCAAATTTAGGACATAATAACTTGTGAAGCAAGTTTAGGAGATTTAATTTCTCGAGCAAGTTTGGGAGAATTATTAGtgttttcttccaacaaataACCATAAGATGTACACCTTACACATGacaagagaaaataataataaataaacaaaaaccaacAATAAATAGGTGGAGTGACCGTCCATAACTAGTGATAGGGAATCACTCgaagggctctgataccaaataaTATGGA
This genomic interval carries:
- the LOC111787499 gene encoding uncharacterized protein LOC111787499, encoding MAASISTSANPLLTSERPNQLAANVTSLSRLSSTSSIQLPVQLRCVRLGNHGVSTLSRSRNLPVVKASNQTFSSFDDLLANSGKPVLVDFYATWCGPCQFMVPILEKVSAKLSDTVQVVKIDTEKYPVIADKYKIEALPTFILFKDGKPRDRFEGAMTADDLIKRIEDSLKVKQ